The Miscanthus floridulus cultivar M001 chromosome 6, ASM1932011v1, whole genome shotgun sequence genomic interval AATGATTTGTCTATATATACTAAAGAAAGGAAGCACTATCTAGCAAGAACCAGATGAATTTACCGCATCTCTGCATGGATTTATTCTTACAAACAACATGTTCGCTATTTGATTTCTTGGCCGATAAGTCCGACTAGAGCTGATTTAGTTTCTTGACTAAAACCACCAAGCGAACCATCTGAAAAATCAATGGAAAGGAGAAAATGGAAATAGCTTCTCTGGCGGCTGCAAGGTTGCTGCGCCTAAACTTCTTCCGCACGGACCGGATCTGCATGAATCACCGCTACGAGATGAATGAATATTTAGCTGGCTGATTGATTTGCATCGGTTGTTCACAATGTGCGTTCCACCTGGCTTGAGCAGGCATGCATATACTTATATGTAAACAGTGCAAACGGATATGGCATCCTCCGGTCCTCCCCAACACAGCACAGCAGCCTGTCACTGTCCAGCCACAGTAGTAGCGACCGCACACCGTGCACATCGTGTCAGGCCCGAAGGCTGTAGCTGTACACAAGGCGACAGGCCCATAACCAGTCACCTTCCCCTCCCGTATACCACATGGGCCGTTTCCGTTGGGCGCCACAAACAGCCGGCCCGACGCCGACAGACTCTACGTGGGCCTCCATGTCAACAAGAGACGCACGGGAATGAATACTTGTGGGGATGATCAGTTTGTTGGGCGGCCCAGGCCTGCGGCCACACTCCTCCGGTTCGATGGCACATGGAAATGAAGGGGCTACAAGAGGAAGCTGAAAAATAGGAAACCATGAATTATTTCCACTAACACCACTACTTCATTCCAATCTAATGGATTCCTTTACTAAAAGAGTGAAGAGGCCTTTGGAGGAAGCTAATTACTGTTTCTCTCACTAGGTATGCGAATGGCCGATCCTCCAGATCCAACTTTTATTGCTTGGCATTAACAAAACAAGCAATGGTTAATCATGCACTGATATGCGATCTTTCTTATCAATTACTGCCTCTAAAATCTTCAGTTTCCACCAAAATGAATGATAACGCACACATCGCCTCTTCTCCAAAATCGACCGAATCTGGCCATGTTGCCGGCACTATCACCTTATGCCATTTTGGATCAACTAATAGTAGCAAGTAATCAAGGTTGCAGATATACAGGTACAGCCCATGATGATCAACATCATCAAGTTCCCAACTCATCCTCTGGCCTCCCCATGTACTAGTTACCAAGTACGTTACGGTAATTCGCCTATTAGTATCGGCGAGTGCCATTAGCCCATCCCAAATCACTGCGGGGTTACCGCGTTCCAGTTTAGTAGTAAGCTAGCAGGACGGCATGGAAGCGACGACTATGCTTCTTCTGTTCACCCTCCTCCTCGCCGGGCAACGAGGCTGCACCTGCACGGCCTCTGTTGTTGCCGGTGAAGGCGGGTTCAGCGTGGACTTCATCCACCGCGACTCCGCCAGGTCGCCGTTCCGCCACCCCGCGCTGTCCCCGCACGCCCGGGCGCTCGCGGCCGCGCGCCGCTCGCTCCAGGGCGAGGTGCTCGGGCGCTCTTACAGCGGCGCGTCGCCCGCGGCCGCGCCCGTGTCCGCGGCCGACGGCGGCGTTGAGTCCAAGATCATCACCAGGTCGTTCGAGTACCTGATGTACGTGAACGTCGGTACGCCGCCGACGCAGTTGCTCGCCATCGCCGACACCGGCAGCGACCTCGTGTGGGTGAACTGCAGCAGCaacggcggcagcggtggcggcgacggCCCCGCGGACGCGGATGCCGGCGGCAACGTCGTGTTCCAACCTTCCCGCTCGTCTACGTACAGCCAGGTGAGCTGCCAGTCCAACGCGTGCCAGGCGCTCAGCCAGGCGTCCTGCGACGCGGACTCAGAGTGCCAGTACCAGTACTCGTACGGCGACGGCTCCCGCACGATCGGAGTCCTGTCCACCGAGACCTTCAGCTtcgtcgacggcggcggcaagggccagGTCCGCGTGCCCCGCGTCAACTTCGGCTGCTCCACGGACAGCGCCGGCACGTTCCGCTCCGACGGGCTGGTCGGGCTCGGCGCCGGGCCCGTCTCACTCGTGTCGCAGCTAGGGGCCGCGACGCACATCGGCCGCAGGTTCTCCTACTGCCTCATCCCGTCCTACGACGCCAACTCGTCGTCCACCCTCAACTTCGGCTCCAGGGCAGTCGTGTCGGAGCCCGGCGCGGCGTCGACGCCGCTGGTGCCGTCGGATGTGGACTCGTACTACACCGTCGCCCTGGAGTCGGTCGCGGTCGGCGGGCAGGAGGTCGCGACCCACGACTCCCGCATCATCGTCGACTCCGGCACGACGCTGACGTTCCTCGACCCCGGGCTGCTGGAGCCGCTGGTGACAGAGCTGGAGCGGCGGATCAAGCTGCAGCGGGTTCAGCCGCCGGAGCAGCTGCTGCAGCTGTGCTACGACGTCCAGGGGAAGTCCCAGACGGAGGACTTTGGCATCCCGGACGTGACACTGCGGTTCGGCGGTGGCGCTGCCGTGACGCTGCGGCCGGAGAACACGTTCTCGTTGCTGCAGGAGGGGACGCTGTGCCTGGTGATGGTGCCCGTGTCGGAGTCACAGCCGGTGTCCATCCTCGGCAACATTGCGCAGCAGAACTTCCACGTCGGGTACGACCTCGACGCGCGAACGGTCACCTTCGCCGCCGCCGACTGCACCCGCTCGTCGGCCTCCAGCTGATGCAACCGCCATGCGGACCCCTGTAACACATTAGAATAAATCATTTTGACATAAGGAAAAATCTGTGATCGTGTGCTTAGACGGTCtccaatggatgacccatgcttaAACCCAAAATAGATTGTGGAGGCTACTGCAGCCTCTAAggttatctccaacaacaacacctaaaatacaaAACTCATTCGTCTTTTAGGTATCGTTATAGCTAAAAGATTCAATACATATTTGACATCTTCTCGACCCAAAAGAGAATTCTTTCTGtaaatgggttttcaggagagaggatactcatctttgggttgtgcctctcaggcaacccaaaataggtcttccgtataggtactctgttggagactaATTTTGGATCTCTTGCTACCCATTTTAGGTTTGTGTCTccttattggagacagtctaacagAATACATGTACGAGAGACCTATTTTAGGTTACAGCAAAGGCACAACCTAAATATAAGTATCATCTCTCCTGAAGACTCATTTACACAaagtgttcttttttttttgggtccTGTTGtttgagaagacaaaaaataGATATTAAACCCTTCATCTGTAGCGCCGCCCAAACATGAAGCGAATCTTGTATTTTGCATGATGTCATTGAAGATAGTCTTATACTTTATGCCCCGTttggcttacctcatattcggtttgttcggcttgttttttagtcgaaacaatgtttttctctcataacaattcaacaaaaacagtgtttttcagccagtttcagccaagattcagcaagccaaaCGGGGCCTATATTATACATGTTAAAGCCGAGAGAGAAAGGACGATGCTAAAGCCCATATATTGCGATAATTTTTTTTTGGCACAATTGCCTAAAGTGCTCAAATTATGGCGACACTTTTGCTACAATCTTGCCAAAGTATCGAAGTCATTGACATGTAGTACCTAATTTAATGGAAGGAAACAActaaaaggcaaaaaaaaaaaatcaaactactCCCCTTAAGTTTAGCATATGTTCAGATTAACCCCCTAAGTAACATTTAGTTCAATTTACTCTTTCCAACCATTTCACTTGGTCTACTTTTTTTTTTAAGGAAATTTCATTTGGTCTAGTTTACCACTtatatgatttgttatttttacTTCACCACAAGTGAGTTTTAATATCGACTTTTATGATGTGATAGAGGATATCATAAGATAtgttagaaaaatatatcttAATTTTCACCATTATTTTGATAGCTTAGAAAATTTAATAATAAATTAACACTAGAGATACAATATCGTATAAAACATAATGATGAAAGACACAAAATATGGTATCCTCTGTCACCTCACAAAATTTAAaactaaaatataatttgtaCATAGAAACAAAAACGGATTTATTGTAAGGtgtatgaaaggatcaagatgcccaagaggagggtgaattgggttaattctaaattctttgcaataattaagtcctacacttagcccacttcatccCTTGTGCCTAAAATATGATTCTATTGATATACAgcacaaaagttttacaccctaagttccaatcctactctagcattgcaattctaggaatgtaaagacattaAATAAATTGCTCAAATATCAATACTTAAagtagagagagggagaggaacgcggtgatattttgccgaggtataggagagtcgtcactccctaatagttctcgttggagcacccgcgcaagggtgtagcttccccttgatccgcgcaaggatcaagtgctctctacgggctaattcttcgacactctgccacggtgaatcgcccacaaccactcataacttgagttggatcatccacaagctccgctagatgatcaccgaactcccaatcaccaccgagctgtctaggtgatggcgatcaccaagagtaacaagcacaaactctcacttgaccacgacaagcctaatgagaagggatggatgcacacttgctattctccttgcactaataaggccttaatcttggattctcaaatctcaatcacctcactaggctcttgctcttctttgcactctcaagagtgtttcttagctgaacaaatgggtaagagaccttccttggacgagtggagtaagtatttatactctctcattcaaaacataatatttcgaggctgagtcatcactctgcggAGTGACCAGATGCTTCGGTCAGGGTGAtcagacgcttcggtcagttatcCCTGCCATCGTGTCAGAAAGAGCCATTAAGTTCTGACCGAACTCTAACCTGCGTCCGGTTAGCACTAACCGAACACATCTGGTCAAGAAAaacgctctctggaaccttattgattttgaccgaacgctggcacccagagtccggtcacttcgctgttcagcgtccggtcagttaccggatcttgaccagcgtccggtcagcactgaccggatgcgtccgatcaggaaactccctctctggaacctctctggagttgaccagacgcaggcacccagcgtccggccacttttcactcagcatccggtcgtaaCTAGACGACTTtagttgatcaaataaactgatcggactcaccctttagcgtccagtcacaaccagatcagcgtccggtcagttatttgaccctccattcacttccaactcgaaatccttTATGAATGGactttgctccaattgatcttagggctactctcgagctacctagtgctagtgtcgagttcataaacccggagtttctcatggactggcttcctaGCAAAAGTTCGGCCTAGCAtatgacgttgcgaacgacgcgcaaactcctaggccggcccaaacacctaaacggcaggccagaagggcgatccaatctccaaccggaaggcctcgctaaggaggaacaacgcttgcttcctactctagcccgcctctccgaccggaaggcctgaccaaggaggaacagagctcgcttttgactccggcccgcctctctgactggaaggcctggccaaacaccgcttgCGAACTTTGACCCGCGTCTCTGActggggatgcaccgaacccctgcttatagctcttcacTGACTATTGCAGtcggagccaactaggaccaaccgaccgaggacgctcgctcggtgaggaccagaaaacggacggagcaagtaaggcaaggcactcaagtcaaccgtaatatcgATGACCGTatcctatacacctataggatagtactgataggacatgtcagaaatgtgccctgcaaccttctaggcatgtttgaacccaagcagtattgtgggcgtcgacatttaccctacagtgttgtgggcgccatcaactctcatactagacaaacatggtaaggctcccccccatACCTCttggcatcaatagtgttgtgggtgctgtcatttaccatacatggtgaatacggtaaaacctcccacatacatctgacaacaacagtgttatgggcgcctaccatcatcttatacccaatgacgtgagcaacaagacttagtagcatatgtactctTTCTCTCttgcttgtaaggccatccccttcatctataaaaggggatgcgctctctctcaacaaggggatcgatcagttcactcacACACAATAACAGAACCACTacgttcaaacctcgagcacacgctccaACActcagcgcacgtaggagctctcatcactcttggcccttcagaccagagtctgaTCGGACCttttgcacccccatcttactccctctcgtttgtaaccccacaacaaactttgagcacctaggctcaggaataaagtcattgaccgacttcaactggacatagggcacattgcctaaaccagtataaaccctatgtcattgagtgctaggccacatctgatcataacgtacagcaaaactacaaatatttacgtgttggccactttttgcaccgacagttggcgctgtccgtggggaaGAAGCTATACATTCACACTtttagtcatcggatggcccacttttccaccatcttcgccatggcgcgctcaagcgatacgactcgcttcagcTCGTTGAattttcccacactcccacctattgggatgtgggttccacatGTCTTTgagccgtcctaggccttcctcttcgaaagcttggacttcatcgccgactggctTGGCTACTACACCTatgtgaggaggcacttgttccggcgccCGTCAAAGGgatcccctccatcggctctaggactCCCAATGACTTCAACAATGAGGCGTCTACGCTTCAATCTGAGCAAATGCTCTGTTTAAACCCtgttgtgagtaatgtacatactattatttactatcttccgccgattatctAAAGGGACCACGTTGTCCACATCGCAACCACCGTATGACCGGTTTCCCTATGGCCTCACGTTCCTCATGGACGCGTATGCCCGAGGGCTCCAAAAAATGCTGACGCTGCCTCCTCTCACATctaaattcgtggggatggcgagctatgctcccacctgtttctatgaactcatagatgatgaagatgagagtGATGGCTTCAacatcggtgacatggcacctagccaccgtctgtcctaggagtacgctatggcggatgctctaggacaACCGCCGATGGTAGCAGaatccttgcagactcacaccccttcggacccTCGTACGGGGACCCTCGTGCTTGCACAAGAGCACGATGAGGAGCTATGACAACAGTGGCAGAACCAACTGCCACCTACGCCGGTGTGCTCGGCGTACCACGCTGCGCCCTGTGCGTGTAACCAGGGAGCAGCGCCCGGTGTCACGCCCGCtaggtctagcgcaacatcatAGATAGGgagaacgatcccccatagtttgctcggactggccagaacatcactgccacagcaatgcttctgtgcggcctTCTTGAGCCAAACAACCCCAGGAATAGGCAATCCACTGAAACCTCTGGGCACTGGTGGATACTACCGccattcaacaggcggagagctccgcatcacgacaccgactcgtggcctctctccccactaggggagtggggatgcactAGACGAATtgctccacccgctcaccgctacagccgccaaGCGTGGCACAAGAGGCCGCATCTATGCACCAACATGACCTGGCGTCCGCTCCGCACCAGTCGCCTGTGCATGAgcggctcgggccaaaccaagacgctcATAGCGTCATCAACAATTGGTGTCGATCCTGGCATGATGACGGTGTCCATCGGGTGGCCATGAGGTAGGCGACACAGACCTTGGCCGGGCCATCGCGTGGAGCGGTGAGACACACCCTAAGCATGGTCACTGGCTAGACAACCAAAGTCCCAGCCCAGATGTCCTAGGATGATGAGCCTTTGGCTGACGCATCCAAAGAGCGCCATTCCCACAGCACTTTTGActgcctaccaacatcgccaagtataccGGGGAGATAAACCTCgatatatggcttgaagactttcGGCTCGCCTGCTGAGCtggtggagtggatgatgaccacttcatcatttagtacctctctatctatgtgggggaacatgttcgagcatgacttgaattcctcccacaagACAGCATTTGTGACTggacggacctcaagagggtcttcattgggaacttctaggggacgtatgtccgccctaggaactcttgggacctcaagagctgccagtaggagtCTAGCAAGCCCctacaagattacatctataggttctccAAAAGATGCAAcaccctccctgatgtcatcgacacagacatcatcagtgcattcctctctgggacaacctgcaagtccctgatccacaaccttGGATCCctgaagccctgtaccacccgTGACTTGCTCAAcgtcgccatgaaccatgcctccagtgaggaggcggtcggagcagtcttcaacggaggctaggacaaaggcaaggctaagcacgaggatcaggacgagggcccctccatgcagaggggcaaaaagaacaagaaagatcgtcgctgaccggccaactccgcattggtcgctgcggctgatcacacgggcaagctGCCCCAGTAGGGCCTCCTAGACCACTttaatgagctcatggagagcccatgcaccaaccatgcctatcctattaaacacctctacaaggactgtgagctcctcaagcgctttctacgataggccaatgggccgaaggaaggaaaaggtaaagaggcagcaaccaagaaatagggcatggcgggcaaggatccagacgactgacgGTACCTATACGGTGACCAAGGTGGTCTGACACGGgcgcctaccaactgaaggacgataacggcgatgttctcaccaacacttgaaaCATCGAATAGTTACGTTGTTTCTTCGCTTAAAAATTTGATCTTACCATCTTTTCACTTAAcatttgctcctataaagcaccccgacacaaacacttttggcccgggtcgctcgggggctccatgggggtgtgatgccacctctcttttttactatcatatggtaaatacctttttttacccaaatgaaagggtagtctattcctttaattaccttatgtaACTGCCTTGCGGGCCATGCtcgggctcttaaggttgtagcctataggacaaatgggcaggtgtgaaaagaaagaataaaaaacaaagttatgctaaggtaaaaataaggaacgaatgggacaagcttccctgaacgaagtagttccatcacaaaaacaacgttgctgtattcatgaatacacaaaAACACTTTACATAGGGGGCCCCCCCATGACATTATCTTTTACATctgctaaagtatttctactctaaaacttCCACTATGGCTCCCCGATGGCATCGACTACCGGCTCGACCGGTGAGGGTAGGGGCTGCTCATCCTCCGACTAGGCAATGTTCAGCTCGGTCAGAGGCAGGGTGACATCTACTTCTGACCTAGGCTCCATGCCATCCATAGGCTAGGTGACGTCCTCCTGATGCGTGCCTTCAGCCATGTCTGCACagcgagcatccatcacccactatgcggagacttgctcggccactaACTTTGCAtgtggcaccaagctctccccgagtGAGTGGATGTCCTCTATGCTCCAGCCATTGGCATACTCACTGCAGATGGCGGCGAAGTCCAGGTCCGGGTGGTACGttgccaccgaagtcaacacccccaatGTCCTGTAGAACAGCCCATCGGTgatgagggcccgaacctcatcTGAAAACTCTGCCAGCTGGATGGCGAGCGTGTTGGTACTTGGCGCTGATCCGAAGACCTCCAAGACgatgagctgggcaacattgcatatctggtcaagttcccccttgagagcacatcgctcttcaagggacttggccagtgcctccaCATTCTAGCCAATCATTGCCTTGGccgtctccaggtcctgctccaacgactccacctttctgcctagctctagaagaaggacgacaagctcaAAAGCAGGTTAAAGAAAAAACCAAGACACCAAAAGTAGAAAGGGTATGTACCAAGGTAGGTGTTCTCAcagatggagagtccctcctcctacCGATTCACCTGCTCGCACAAGCAGGAGTTCAACTCCTTAGTCCCAAGCACCTGGCCCTAGAGCGCAAGCACTTCCTGGTTGGCCTCTGACCGAGCCTTCTGCTCTAACTCCAGGGCCTTCCGCTCTGCCTCTAGGGTCTCCAGAGTACTCTAGAGCGCCACCTCAATCTCCACTAGGGACTTCTACAGCACCGCCTCAGTCTTCTCCTGGTGGACCTTTGTCATCTCAAGCCCCCGCTCGGCGGCGGTCGCTCGCTCCACCACCCGGGCCTCGGTCACCTTCGTCGcccagtcttgggactcatgACGGGTGGACTCTAGCTCGTACTCGAGCTTGGCGACCCCGACATGCTCCATCCAGAGGAAATGAGACttgtggctcgacatctcctctagaccctacaaaaacaagaagcaagcaaGCTGAGGTAACCGATGAAACACCAAGGGGTTAAGGACAAACGCAGAAAACTCACCTCTGCAACGTAGGGTAGGTCGATCATGATCGCCCACTAGACGGACTTAACCTGCTCCTAGGCCTCCTCAAACTTCACCGACAGTTGGGTGAGATCAGACTCTAAGGTGAATCCTCTCCCTCCAAGCACATCCCAAAGCTGATCCTCCTGCTCATCTtgaaggatgaaccaaaccttccTTGGGTCCTtggggcagggccacaccaggtcggtGGCACCTAGCCCACTAGATGGCCCAGCTGACGATCCAACCACTGTCAACACCTACGACGACGCCAGCGGCTCCACCTCATCACCTACTTCACCGTTAgaagggatctccaccaccttgatTTCACGGGCCACCGGTAGGTGTTTAGGCTCTGGCCCGGCCGCATCTCCCCCAAGCATGTCCAGCTCTGATCGAGAGGGTGAGCCATGTGGCCCTTCGCTTGGCGAGGCAGGAAGcccagtctccctctcctcttccaccgcagccagtggaggaggggccacaagggttaCCTCTAATGCTGCCTCTGCTATCACCACTGAGATCGCCGCCTCGCCACCAACACCATTGTTGCCACTGCCATCGTACTAGCACTGACCCGAGGGGCGCCACCCCCGGAAGGGAAggacctgccaccaccaccctgctctcctcACCGCTCACCATGGCATgctacaaggtgggcctccaattctcctgcatgggagttggggcgatgctcagcccCGTCAGCATTTGGCCACTGTAAAAAAAATACAGGTCAGCCGCACTCCAAAAAACTCAAACaacaagatcaaaaagaaacaaagaaaggcatACCAGGATGTAAGCGGTAGGGCTCTAAAGCCCCGACCCGATGTTAATGGTCCTGTCGGGCAAGGACCGCTCCCAAGccatgacccatgccccctctcTTCAACCAGGGGGGAGAGTCGACCCAACTAGATCCTGCTTAGCCCACGAATCACCACGACCTTTGGCTCGGGGCACACCGACtggagcagctggcagggcatccTCCCATTGTGGGTCACAGGCTAGCATTGGCCCCGATGACACACGGGTGTAAGCCTGCTCCTTTGACTGCTTGACCTATCCTGCTACGCCCATAGCAGGCAAGGACAAGGCCGACAATGCCTCCAAAGGGCACAGTGACCGCATCTGCTTTGCCTCCCATTCACCAACAGCGTTCGAGCTCACGGCGCGCTTCCTCGGCATAGGAACGTCGCTGTGCCTCTCCACCTCCCGCTCACCGCCAACGGATGC includes:
- the LOC136457630 gene encoding probable aspartic protease At2g35615, whose amino-acid sequence is MEATTMLLLFTLLLAGQRGCTCTASVVAGEGGFSVDFIHRDSARSPFRHPALSPHARALAAARRSLQGEVLGRSYSGASPAAAPVSAADGGVESKIITRSFEYLMYVNVGTPPTQLLAIADTGSDLVWVNCSSNGGSGGGDGPADADAGGNVVFQPSRSSTYSQVSCQSNACQALSQASCDADSECQYQYSYGDGSRTIGVLSTETFSFVDGGGKGQVRVPRVNFGCSTDSAGTFRSDGLVGLGAGPVSLVSQLGAATHIGRRFSYCLIPSYDANSSSTLNFGSRAVVSEPGAASTPLVPSDVDSYYTVALESVAVGGQEVATHDSRIIVDSGTTLTFLDPGLLEPLVTELERRIKLQRVQPPEQLLQLCYDVQGKSQTEDFGIPDVTLRFGGGAAVTLRPENTFSLLQEGTLCLVMVPVSESQPVSILGNIAQQNFHVGYDLDARTVTFAAADCTRSSASS